In Xanthomonas sp. SI, the following are encoded in one genomic region:
- a CDS encoding DUF4105 domain-containing protein, translating to MAPATGAAPAAGPSGDDASAPAPRIGVATMQPGEVFFERFGHDAIVVVDPRSGQATSYNFGFFDPSEPDFVSRFAAGDMRYYLVALPLQEDLAQYRDAGRGVDIQWLDMEPAQARALQQALAWRARPENARYRYDYYTANCATMVRDALDRALDGTLHAQLSGRSRGNTYRSESVRLASPAPWMWLGFDLGLGPFADKPLSRWEEAFVPMRLAESLGEVRNRAGRPLVQARQQLLPQRLAPEPSERARHWWPWLLAGLLVAVGVVALARRSRWLAALALPFWLLCALGGGVLLYLWGFSDHRAAWANRNLLLLDPLCLLLIGGAIAQLRGRQPGRWFGIALWTVVALAGAALLIHWLSMLQPQFNLQWIALLLPVHAALAWAFTRRRLQR from the coding sequence CTGGCGCCCGCCACCGGCGCAGCGCCCGCCGCCGGTCCGTCCGGCGACGACGCGTCGGCACCGGCGCCACGCATCGGCGTGGCCACGATGCAGCCGGGCGAGGTGTTCTTCGAACGCTTCGGCCACGACGCGATCGTGGTGGTGGATCCGCGCAGCGGCCAGGCCACCTCGTACAACTTCGGCTTCTTCGATCCCAGCGAGCCGGACTTCGTCAGCCGCTTCGCCGCCGGCGACATGAGGTATTACCTGGTCGCCCTGCCGTTGCAGGAGGACCTGGCGCAGTACCGCGACGCCGGCCGCGGTGTGGACATCCAGTGGCTGGACATGGAACCGGCGCAGGCGCGCGCGCTGCAGCAGGCGCTGGCCTGGCGCGCGCGGCCGGAAAACGCGCGCTACCGCTACGACTACTACACCGCCAACTGCGCCACGATGGTCCGCGATGCGCTGGACCGCGCGCTGGACGGCACGCTGCACGCGCAGCTGTCGGGGCGTTCGCGCGGCAACACCTATCGCAGCGAATCGGTGCGCCTGGCCTCGCCAGCGCCGTGGATGTGGCTGGGCTTCGACCTGGGCCTGGGGCCGTTCGCCGACAAGCCGCTGTCGCGCTGGGAAGAGGCGTTCGTGCCGATGCGCCTGGCCGAGAGCCTGGGCGAAGTGCGCAACCGCGCCGGACGCCCGCTGGTGCAGGCACGGCAACAATTGCTGCCGCAGCGGCTGGCGCCGGAACCGAGCGAACGGGCGCGGCACTGGTGGCCATGGCTGCTGGCCGGGCTGCTGGTCGCGGTCGGCGTGGTCGCGCTGGCGCGGCGGTCGCGCTGGCTGGCGGCGCTGGCACTGCCGTTCTGGCTGCTGTGCGCGCTCGGCGGCGGTGTGCTGCTGTACCTGTGGGGCTTCAGCGACCACCGTGCGGCCTGGGCCAATCGTAATCTGCTGCTGCTCGACCCGCTGTGCCTGCTGCTGATCGGCGGCGCCATCGCGCAGCTGCGCGGCCGCCAGCCCGGACGCTGGTTCGGCATCGCGCTGTGGACGGTGGTGGCATTGGCCGGCGCGGCTTTGCTGATCCACTGGCTGTCGATGCTGCAGCCGCAATTCAACCTGCAGTGGATCGCCCTGCTGCTGCCGGTGCACGCCGCGCTGGCCTGGGCGTTCACGCGGCGCCGCTTGCAGCGCTGA
- a CDS encoding NAD-dependent succinate-semialdehyde dehydrogenase: MPYDTVNPATGQVDYSLELMDAAAVEQRLAASAQAFPAWAETPLEQRGALLRQVGVQLRARREEIQRLMTAEMGKLRKEALAEIDKCADACDYYAEHAADYLREQPIATDAQRSYVRYEPLGCVLAVMPWNFPLWQVFRFLAPALMAGNVALLKHASNVPRCADAIHAALAAAGVPAGVFDVLHIDNDQAAEVLRDARIAAVTLTGSERAGRSIAANAGDQLKKCVMELGGSDAFVVLDDADLDTTVAAAVKSRFDNAGQTCIAAKRFVVVEAIADAFVRRFVAAAAERRLGDPQDEATTLAPLARQDLRDELHKQVQASIAKGAKPLLGAAPDTSTHAGYPASILDHVVPGMPAYDEELFGPVAAILRVADEAEAVRVANDTSFGLGGSVWSADRARGERVARQLQCGAAFVNAIVKSDVRLPFGGIKRSGFGRELAEHGIHEFMNIKSVYVG; the protein is encoded by the coding sequence ATGCCTTACGACACCGTCAATCCCGCCACCGGCCAGGTCGACTACAGCCTGGAGCTGATGGATGCCGCCGCCGTCGAGCAGCGCCTGGCCGCGTCCGCGCAGGCCTTCCCCGCGTGGGCGGAAACCCCGCTGGAGCAGCGCGGCGCGCTGTTGCGGCAGGTCGGCGTGCAGTTGCGCGCGCGCCGCGAGGAGATCCAGCGGCTGATGACTGCGGAGATGGGCAAGCTGCGCAAGGAGGCGCTGGCCGAGATCGACAAGTGCGCCGATGCCTGCGACTACTACGCCGAGCACGCCGCCGATTACCTGCGCGAGCAGCCGATCGCCACCGATGCGCAGCGCAGCTACGTGCGCTACGAGCCGCTGGGCTGCGTGTTGGCGGTGATGCCGTGGAACTTTCCGCTGTGGCAGGTGTTCCGCTTCCTGGCGCCGGCGTTGATGGCCGGCAACGTGGCGCTGCTCAAGCACGCCAGCAACGTGCCGCGTTGCGCCGATGCGATCCACGCCGCGCTGGCCGCCGCCGGCGTGCCGGCCGGCGTGTTCGACGTGCTGCACATCGACAACGACCAGGCCGCCGAGGTGCTGCGCGACGCGCGCATCGCCGCGGTGACCCTGACCGGCAGCGAGCGCGCCGGCCGCTCGATCGCCGCCAACGCCGGCGACCAGCTGAAGAAGTGCGTGATGGAACTCGGCGGCAGCGACGCCTTCGTGGTGCTGGACGACGCCGATCTGGACACCACTGTGGCCGCGGCGGTGAAGTCGCGCTTCGACAATGCCGGGCAGACCTGCATCGCGGCCAAGCGCTTTGTGGTGGTCGAGGCCATCGCCGACGCCTTCGTGCGCCGCTTCGTCGCCGCCGCGGCCGAGCGCCGCCTCGGCGATCCGCAGGACGAAGCGACCACGCTGGCGCCGCTGGCGCGGCAGGACCTGCGCGACGAACTGCACAAGCAGGTACAGGCCAGCATCGCCAAGGGCGCCAAGCCGCTGCTCGGCGCCGCGCCCGATACGTCCACCCACGCCGGCTATCCGGCCTCGATCCTCGACCACGTGGTGCCGGGCATGCCCGCCTACGACGAAGAGTTGTTCGGCCCGGTCGCCGCGATCCTGCGCGTGGCCGACGAAGCCGAGGCGGTACGCGTGGCCAACGACACCAGCTTCGGCCTGGGCGGCAGCGTGTGGAGCGCCGACCGCGCCCGCGGCGAGCGCGTCGCGCGCCAGCTGCAATGCGGCGCGGCCTTCGTCAACGCCATCGTCAAGAGCGACGTGCGCCTGCCGTTCGGCGGCATCAAGCGCTCCGGCTTCGGCCGCGAACTGGCCGAGCACGGCATTCATGAGTTCATGAATATCAAGTCGGTGTATGTTGGTTGA
- a CDS encoding ABC transporter permease subunit, whose translation MSAPAAAAAAPAAPPRRTLLQRLRQRRLPGARWLVIAAPYLWLLLFFAIPFLIVLRISFAEQAISSPPYSNLLDYTDGVLTLKFTLQNYLALVRDNQYIEAYWGSIKIAGISTLLTLLIGYPMAYVIARLSPSARNIAMMLVVLPSWTSFLIRVYAWIGILDSNGVLNRTLLALGLIEQPLRILYTPIAAYIGIVYCYLPFMVLPLYATLVKQDHRLLEAAYDLGARPWKAFATITLPMSRPGIVAGCMLVMIPAVGEFVIPEMLGGPDTLMIGRVLWGEFFNNRDWPAASAVAIAMLLLLMVPILIFNRYQQRQLEGGQA comes from the coding sequence GCACGCTGCTGCAGCGCCTGCGCCAGCGGCGCCTGCCCGGCGCGCGCTGGCTGGTGATCGCCGCGCCGTACCTGTGGCTGCTGCTGTTCTTCGCGATTCCGTTCCTGATCGTGCTGCGCATCTCTTTCGCCGAGCAGGCGATCAGCAGCCCGCCGTACAGCAATCTGCTGGACTACACCGACGGTGTGCTGACGCTGAAGTTCACCCTGCAGAACTACCTGGCGCTGGTGCGCGACAACCAGTACATCGAAGCCTACTGGGGTTCGATCAAGATCGCCGGGATCTCCACCCTGCTGACCCTGCTGATCGGTTATCCGATGGCCTATGTGATCGCGCGCCTGTCGCCGTCGGCGCGCAACATCGCGATGATGCTGGTGGTGCTGCCGTCGTGGACCTCGTTCCTGATCCGCGTCTACGCCTGGATCGGCATCCTCGACAGCAACGGCGTGCTCAACCGCACGCTGCTGGCGCTGGGGTTGATCGAGCAGCCGCTGCGCATCCTGTACACGCCGATCGCCGCCTATATCGGCATCGTCTACTGCTATCTGCCGTTCATGGTGTTGCCGCTGTACGCCACGCTGGTGAAGCAGGACCACCGCCTGCTCGAGGCCGCCTACGACCTGGGCGCGCGACCATGGAAAGCGTTCGCGACCATCACCTTGCCGATGTCGCGCCCGGGCATCGTCGCCGGTTGCATGCTGGTGATGATCCCGGCGGTGGGCGAGTTCGTGATCCCGGAAATGCTCGGCGGCCCGGACACCTTGATGATCGGCCGGGTGCTGTGGGGCGAGTTCTTCAACAACCGCGACTGGCCGGCGGCCTCGGCCGTGGCGATCGCGATGCTGCTGTTGCTGATGGTGCCGATCCTGATCTTCAACCGCTACCAGCAGCGCCAGCTCGAAGGCGGTCAGGCGTGA
- a CDS encoding magnesium and cobalt transport protein CorA has translation MATVPANPACVINCVHYDGHGRRNDIALEQISDVLAAPDGFVWVGMYEPADHVLQKLQEEFQLHDLAIEDTRMAHQRPKVEAYGNSLFLAVHTAQVIDERIVYGETHAFLGARFLLTVRHGASLPYAPVRERLERESALMQLGPSYALYAVLDYIVDNYQPILDEFRQSLERLEKDIFAEAYRRDTAIRLYELKRELNQMRLGVAPLQDVLSHLKRNPGPLIPDEVRLYVRDVLDHAVRTNEAIDTLREMLGTALSVNLSLVTLAQGETVKRLGAWAALLAAPTLITSWYGMNFKQMPELEWHWAYPLMIGGVGVVCLGLYLAFKRARWL, from the coding sequence ATGGCCACCGTCCCCGCCAATCCCGCCTGCGTCATCAACTGCGTGCACTACGACGGCCACGGCCGCCGCAACGACATCGCCCTGGAACAGATCAGCGACGTGCTGGCCGCGCCCGACGGCTTCGTCTGGGTCGGCATGTACGAACCCGCCGACCACGTGCTGCAGAAGCTGCAGGAAGAATTCCAGCTGCACGACCTGGCGATCGAGGACACGCGCATGGCGCACCAGCGGCCCAAGGTCGAGGCCTACGGCAACTCGCTGTTCCTGGCCGTGCACACCGCGCAGGTGATCGACGAGCGCATCGTCTACGGCGAGACCCACGCCTTCCTCGGCGCGCGCTTCCTGCTGACCGTGCGCCACGGCGCCTCGCTGCCGTACGCGCCGGTGCGCGAACGCCTGGAACGCGAGTCGGCGCTGATGCAGTTGGGCCCGTCCTACGCGCTGTATGCGGTGCTGGACTACATCGTCGACAACTACCAGCCGATCCTGGACGAATTCCGGCAAAGCCTGGAGCGCCTGGAGAAGGACATCTTCGCCGAGGCCTACCGGCGCGACACCGCGATCCGCCTGTACGAACTCAAGCGCGAACTCAACCAGATGCGCCTGGGCGTGGCGCCGCTGCAGGACGTGCTGTCCCACCTCAAGCGCAACCCCGGCCCGCTGATCCCCGACGAAGTGCGGCTGTACGTGCGCGACGTGCTAGATCATGCGGTGCGCACCAACGAAGCGATCGACACCCTGCGCGAGATGCTCGGCACCGCACTGAGCGTGAACCTGTCGCTGGTGACCCTGGCCCAGGGCGAGACGGTCAAGCGCCTCGGCGCCTGGGCCGCCCTGCTGGCCGCGCCGACCCTGATCACCAGCTGGTACGGCATGAACTTCAAGCAGATGCCGGAACTGGAATGGCACTGGGCCTATCCGCTGATGATCGGCGGCGTCGGCGTCGTCTGCCTGGGGCTGTATCTGGCGTTCAAGCGGGCGCGGTGGCTGTGA
- a CDS encoding ABC transporter permease subunit translates to MSGAGALRGGRVLRWTVLTGGFAFLYLPILLLMVYSFNSSKLATVWAGFSTKWYGELLRDRQILQAAWISLKVAFWTATASMVIGTLAAMVMTRFRRFPSKSLFGALVTAPLVMPEVIIGLSIMMMLVSMGGLIGIPPKGVTAIWAAHVTFTLSFVTVVVSSRLQELDRSLEEAAMDLGANRLKVFFLITLPIIAPALVSGWLLAFTLSLDDVVIANFVAGPNSTTLPMTVFSSVRMGLKPKINALATLMVLAVSIAAFIGWWLMARSEKRRQRDVQLALQQGG, encoded by the coding sequence GTGAGCGGCGCGGGCGCGCTGCGCGGCGGACGCGTGCTGCGCTGGACGGTGCTGACCGGCGGCTTCGCCTTCCTGTATCTGCCGATCCTGCTGTTGATGGTGTACTCGTTCAATTCCTCAAAGCTGGCCACGGTGTGGGCGGGGTTCTCCACCAAGTGGTACGGCGAACTGCTGCGCGACCGGCAGATCCTGCAGGCGGCGTGGATCAGCCTGAAGGTGGCGTTCTGGACCGCGACCGCGTCGATGGTGATCGGCACGCTGGCGGCGATGGTGATGACCCGCTTCCGTCGCTTCCCCAGCAAGAGCCTGTTCGGCGCGTTGGTGACCGCGCCGCTGGTGATGCCGGAGGTGATCATCGGCCTGTCGATCATGATGATGCTGGTGTCGATGGGCGGGCTGATCGGCATCCCGCCCAAGGGCGTCACCGCGATCTGGGCCGCGCACGTCACCTTCACCCTGTCCTTCGTCACCGTGGTGGTGTCCTCGCGCCTGCAGGAACTGGACCGCTCGCTGGAAGAGGCGGCGATGGACCTGGGCGCGAACCGGCTCAAGGTGTTCTTCCTGATCACGCTGCCGATCATCGCCCCGGCGCTGGTGTCCGGCTGGCTGCTGGCGTTCACTCTGTCGCTGGACGACGTGGTGATCGCCAACTTCGTCGCCGGGCCCAACTCGACCACGCTGCCGATGACCGTGTTCTCCTCGGTGCGGATGGGGCTGAAGCCGAAGATCAACGCACTGGCCACGCTGATGGTGCTGGCGGTGTCGATCGCGGCCTTCATCGGCTGGTGGCTGATGGCGCGCAGCGAGAAGCGACGCCAGCGCGACGTCCAGCTGGCGCTGCAGCAGGGCGGTTAG
- a CDS encoding transporter associated domain-containing protein yields the protein MSEDDSSSSPPETHEKRRGWLERLSSVFSGDPHTRDDLVEVLRDAQHDGLIAADTLRMMEGALSVSELTVGDVMVSRSQMVSLSAEARFLDLMKQVVESGHSRFPVHGENKDDILGILLAKDLLRGVVADHGPGTVRELLRPAVLIPESKKLNVLLKEFRLSRNHMAIVVDEYGGVAGLVTIEDVLEQIVGEIDDEHDDAEDEASLIAAQADGQYVVDALTPIEDFNERFGADFSDDDYDTVGGLVTEAIGHLPETGEELTLGRFAFRVARADARRVQAFHVTILPPDPQEDA from the coding sequence ATGTCAGAAGACGACTCTAGTAGCTCCCCTCCGGAAACCCACGAAAAACGCCGCGGCTGGCTGGAACGCCTGAGCTCGGTCTTCTCCGGCGACCCGCACACCCGCGACGACCTGGTCGAGGTGCTGCGCGACGCCCAGCACGACGGGCTGATCGCTGCCGATACCCTGCGCATGATGGAAGGCGCGCTGTCGGTGTCCGAACTCACCGTCGGCGATGTGATGGTCTCGCGCTCGCAGATGGTGTCGCTGTCGGCCGAAGCGCGCTTTCTCGACCTGATGAAGCAGGTGGTCGAATCCGGCCATTCGCGCTTCCCGGTGCATGGCGAGAACAAGGACGACATCCTCGGCATCCTGCTGGCCAAGGACCTGCTGCGCGGCGTGGTCGCCGATCACGGTCCGGGCACGGTGCGCGAGCTGCTGCGCCCGGCGGTGCTGATTCCCGAGTCGAAGAAGCTCAACGTGCTGCTCAAGGAGTTCCGGCTCTCGCGCAACCACATGGCGATCGTGGTCGACGAGTACGGCGGCGTCGCCGGGCTGGTCACCATCGAGGACGTGCTGGAGCAGATCGTCGGCGAGATCGACGACGAGCACGACGACGCCGAGGACGAAGCCTCGCTGATCGCCGCGCAGGCCGACGGCCAGTACGTGGTCGATGCGCTGACCCCGATCGAGGATTTCAACGAACGCTTCGGCGCCGACTTCTCCGACGACGACTACGACACCGTCGGCGGCCTGGTCACCGAGGCCATCGGCCACCTGCCGGAAACCGGCGAGGAGCTGACCCTGGGACGCTTCGCGTTCCGCGTGGCGCGCGCCGACGCGCGCCGGGTGCAGGCCTTCCACGTCACCATCCTGCCGCCCGACCCGCAGGAAGACGCTTGA